CCGTGCCGCGCACCACCCACGCTCGCCGAGTCCCCAGCCGAGCCAAAGCTTTTGCGACTTTTTCGCAGCCCGGTTCGGAAGAAACGCCCAGCACTTGAAACGGCGCACCTGCCGGATTGGTCAGCGGCCCCAGCAAATTGAAAATTGTCCGCACGCCCAATTCCCACCGAATCATGGCCACGCGTTTTGTCGCTGCGTGATGCAGCGGAGCGAACATAAAACAAACGCCGATTTCGTCAAAAATTTCCGCCACCCGTTCGGGCGGCAAATCCACTTTGACGCCCAAAGCGCGCAACACATCGGCACTGCCGGATTTGCTGGTCACGCCGACGTTTCCGTGTTTCGCCACCGCCACACCTGCGGCCGCAACCACAAAGGCCGCCGCCGTCGAAACATTGAACGTTTTTGCCGTGCTGCCTCCCGTCCCACAGGTGTCCACGAAAACAGAATGTTTCGTCGTGATTCGGACACTCCGAGCGCGCATCGTTTCGGCAAAGCCCGCCAATTCCTCTTCCGTTTCCCCTTTTGCCGCCAAGGCAACAAGCGCCGCGGCAATCTGCGCATCGGTTGTGCGATCGCCAAGCATTGCGTCCAGCAAGGCCGCGGCTTCGCCCTGCGTCAGGTCGTGTTTGGCAATCAGTTTGTTGAGAAGTTCTGCGATCAATTCAGCTTCAGGAAGTTTGCCAACAGTTTTTTGCCTTCGGTGGTCATAATGGATTCAGGATGAAACTGCACGCCTTCGCAAGCGGGAAACTCCCTGTGGCGCAATCCCATCACCAACCCGTCGGAAGTCGTCGCCGTAACTTCCACCGTAGCGGGAATACTGCTGCGTTCGACAATCAGCGAATGGTAGCGCGTCGCCGTGAAGGGGTTTCCGATGCCTTCAAAAATCGTTTTGCCGTCATGCAGGATCTGGCTGGTTTTGCCATGCATCAGGTAGGGTGCGCGAATGACTTCGCCGCCAAAAGCTTGCCCCATCGCCTGATGGCCCAGGCAAACGCCCAACAGAGGCAGCTTGCCAGCAAAATGCCGAATCACGTCCAGCGTGATGCCAGCTTCGTTCGGGGTGCAGGGGCCGGGCGAAAGCAGAATGCGTTTCGGCTGCATCGCTTCGACGTCTTCAACGCCTGCCTGATCGTTGCGAACGACTTTCACCTCCGCGCCAAGCTCTCCC
The Acidobacteriota bacterium genome window above contains:
- the trpD gene encoding anthranilate phosphoribosyltransferase, which produces MIAELLNKLIAKHDLTQGEAAALLDAMLGDRTTDAQIAAALVALAAKGETEEELAGFAETMRARSVRITTKHSVFVDTCGTGGSTAKTFNVSTAAAFVVAAAGVAVAKHGNVGVTSKSGSADVLRALGVKVDLPPERVAEIFDEIGVCFMFAPLHHAATKRVAMIRWELGVRTIFNLLGPLTNPAGAPFQVLGVSSEPGCEKVAKALARLGTRRAWVVRGTDGLDEITLAGKTVVYEAATNSVRRFEIWPEDFHLRQATLDELRGGTAEENAAIIRSVFSGERKDAARDLVMANAAASLFVAGEADSLPLAAEKAAQVLSSGAALAKLESLVRSTQG
- a CDS encoding aminodeoxychorismate/anthranilate synthase component II — translated: MILVIDNYDSFTYNLVQYLGELGAEVKVVRNDQAGVEDVEAMQPKRILLSPGPCTPNEAGITLDVIRHFAGKLPLLGVCLGHQAMGQAFGGEVIRAPYLMHGKTSQILHDGKTIFEGIGNPFTATRYHSLIVERSSIPATVEVTATTSDGLVMGLRHREFPACEGVQFHPESIMTTEGKKLLANFLKLN